A genomic region of Silurus meridionalis isolate SWU-2019-XX chromosome 7, ASM1480568v1, whole genome shotgun sequence contains the following coding sequences:
- the pagr1 gene encoding PAXIP1-associated glutamate-rich protein 1 isoform X3: MQAVEEAESSLSDRVEVMAVKDQEDKSTEGDTHKVNEEAAKTEDATEDVKDEEKDKEFMETDNQKEGTKEDKDMTNGGKSQQEVDDWEITYSDEELQDPKNWMPPPEEIKRLYELLAKGEMLELKWIPLPRRPPTPPRTPSPERDGEDSDSDKQEESERRPPSPTEFDFDEEQTMTPKNAFLSRRRTPGSSTRSTVKRTAQLDKVLSDMKRHQKLEEQILRTGRDLFKSEKSKQERSSPSSQRDRDKERERDSDPSTIFSPRQRRY, translated from the exons ATGCAGGCAGTGGAGGAAGCGGAGTCCTCGCTCTCAGACAGAGTGGAGGTGATGGCTGTAAAGGATCAAGAGGACAAATCCACAGAAGGGGACACACACAAAGTTAATGAAGAGGCAGCTAAAACCGAGGACGCGACAGAGGACGTAAAGG ATgaggagaaagacaaagagtTTATGGAAACAGACAACCAGAAAGAGGGAACAAAGGAGGATAAAGACATGACCAATGGAGGCAAGAGCCAGCAGGAGGTAGACGATTGGGAAATCACATACAGCGATGAGGAGCTGCAGGACCCTAAAAACTGGATGCCTCCGCCTGAGGAGATCAAGCGCCTGTATGAGCTGCTGGCTAAaggagaaatgctggagctgaAGTGGATCCCTCTGCCTCGAAGACCTCCAACTCCACCACGCACTCCTTCTcctgagagagatggagaggactCGGACTCGGACAAACAGGAGGAGAGTGAGCGCAG gCCTCCTTCACCCACTGAGTTCGATTTTGATGAAGAACAAACAATGACTCCCAAGAACGCTTTCCTTAGCCGGCGCAGAACACCAG gctCCTCCACTCGTTCCACAGTGAAGCGAACAGCTCAGCTGGACAAAGTGCTCTCAGATATGAAGCGTCACCAAAAGCTTGAGGAGCAGATCCTCAGGACGGGTCGCGACCTTTTTAAAAGCGAAAAGTCCAAACAGGAGCGCTCGTCTCCCAGCAGTCAGCGGGACAGAGACaaggagagagagcgagacagcgATCCCAGCACCATCTTCAGCCCCCGACAAAGGAGATACTGA
- the pagr1 gene encoding PAXIP1-associated glutamate-rich protein 1 isoform X2, whose product MVEDDTASDHLSVMQAVEEAESSLSDRVEVMAVKDQEDKSTEGDTHKVNEEAAKTEDATEDVKDEEKDKEFMETDNQKEGTKEDKDMTNGGKSQQEVDDWEITYSDEELQDPKNWMPPPEEIKRLYELLAKGEMLELKWIPLPRRPPTPPRTPSPERDGEDSDSDKQEESERRPPSPTEFDFDEEQTMTPKNAFLSRRRTPGSSTRSTVKRTAQLDKVLSDMKRHQKLEEQILRTGRDLFKSEKSKQERSSPSSQRDRDKERERDSDPSTIFSPRQRRY is encoded by the exons ATGGTAGAGGATGATACAGCGTCAGATCACCTGA GTGTGATGCAGGCAGTGGAGGAAGCGGAGTCCTCGCTCTCAGACAGAGTGGAGGTGATGGCTGTAAAGGATCAAGAGGACAAATCCACAGAAGGGGACACACACAAAGTTAATGAAGAGGCAGCTAAAACCGAGGACGCGACAGAGGACGTAAAGG ATgaggagaaagacaaagagtTTATGGAAACAGACAACCAGAAAGAGGGAACAAAGGAGGATAAAGACATGACCAATGGAGGCAAGAGCCAGCAGGAGGTAGACGATTGGGAAATCACATACAGCGATGAGGAGCTGCAGGACCCTAAAAACTGGATGCCTCCGCCTGAGGAGATCAAGCGCCTGTATGAGCTGCTGGCTAAaggagaaatgctggagctgaAGTGGATCCCTCTGCCTCGAAGACCTCCAACTCCACCACGCACTCCTTCTcctgagagagatggagaggactCGGACTCGGACAAACAGGAGGAGAGTGAGCGCAG gCCTCCTTCACCCACTGAGTTCGATTTTGATGAAGAACAAACAATGACTCCCAAGAACGCTTTCCTTAGCCGGCGCAGAACACCAG gctCCTCCACTCGTTCCACAGTGAAGCGAACAGCTCAGCTGGACAAAGTGCTCTCAGATATGAAGCGTCACCAAAAGCTTGAGGAGCAGATCCTCAGGACGGGTCGCGACCTTTTTAAAAGCGAAAAGTCCAAACAGGAGCGCTCGTCTCCCAGCAGTCAGCGGGACAGAGACaaggagagagagcgagacagcgATCCCAGCACCATCTTCAGCCCCCGACAAAGGAGATACTGA
- the vps25 gene encoding vacuolar protein-sorting-associated protein 25 produces the protein MSFEWPWQYNFPPFFTLQPNAETRQKQLAAWCSLVLSYCRHRKLYTVDVLEVQESPMFNNKKIERKLSVEAIQVVFEELRKKGNLEWMDKNKARSLIMWRRPEEWGKLIYQWVSKNGMVNSVFTLYELSNGDDTETEEFHGLEECMLLRALQALQTEGKAEVITMDDGKGVKFF, from the exons ATGAGTTTTGAGTGGCCTTGGCAGTACAATTTCCCCCCGTTTTTCAC ACTGCAGCCCAATGCTGAAACCAGGCAGAAGCAGCTTGCGGCCTGGTGCTCGCTGGTGCTCTCATACTGCCGCCATCGGAAGCTCTACACTGTGGACGTGCTGGAGGTGCAGGAGAGCCCCATGTTCAACAACAAGAAGATCGAAA GAAAACTTTCCGTCGAGGCCATACAAGTCGTTTTTGAGGAACTGAGGAAAAAAG GGAACCTGGAATGGATGGACAAAAACAAAGCACGCAGTTTAATCATGTGGCGAAGACCTGAGGAATGGGGGAAGCTGATTTATCAATGG gTGTCTAAAAATGGCATGGTCAACTCCGTGTTTACACTTTATGAGCTTTCTAATGGCGATGACACAGAAACTGAAG AGTTCCACGGACTGGAGGAGTGCATGCTGCTGCGTGCATTACAGGCCCTGCAGACTGAAGGCAAAGCAGAGGTCATCACGATGGATGATGGGAAAGGAGTCAAATTCTTCTGA
- the pagr1 gene encoding PAXIP1-associated glutamate-rich protein 1 isoform X1, producing MVEDDTASDHLSNLFSNPSHPVLSTGVMQAVEEAESSLSDRVEVMAVKDQEDKSTEGDTHKVNEEAAKTEDATEDVKDEEKDKEFMETDNQKEGTKEDKDMTNGGKSQQEVDDWEITYSDEELQDPKNWMPPPEEIKRLYELLAKGEMLELKWIPLPRRPPTPPRTPSPERDGEDSDSDKQEESERRPPSPTEFDFDEEQTMTPKNAFLSRRRTPGSSTRSTVKRTAQLDKVLSDMKRHQKLEEQILRTGRDLFKSEKSKQERSSPSSQRDRDKERERDSDPSTIFSPRQRRY from the exons ATGGTAGAGGATGATACAGCGTCAGATCACCTGAGTAATTTATTTTCAAA CCCGTCTCATCCTGTCCTGTCCACAGGTGTGATGCAGGCAGTGGAGGAAGCGGAGTCCTCGCTCTCAGACAGAGTGGAGGTGATGGCTGTAAAGGATCAAGAGGACAAATCCACAGAAGGGGACACACACAAAGTTAATGAAGAGGCAGCTAAAACCGAGGACGCGACAGAGGACGTAAAGG ATgaggagaaagacaaagagtTTATGGAAACAGACAACCAGAAAGAGGGAACAAAGGAGGATAAAGACATGACCAATGGAGGCAAGAGCCAGCAGGAGGTAGACGATTGGGAAATCACATACAGCGATGAGGAGCTGCAGGACCCTAAAAACTGGATGCCTCCGCCTGAGGAGATCAAGCGCCTGTATGAGCTGCTGGCTAAaggagaaatgctggagctgaAGTGGATCCCTCTGCCTCGAAGACCTCCAACTCCACCACGCACTCCTTCTcctgagagagatggagaggactCGGACTCGGACAAACAGGAGGAGAGTGAGCGCAG gCCTCCTTCACCCACTGAGTTCGATTTTGATGAAGAACAAACAATGACTCCCAAGAACGCTTTCCTTAGCCGGCGCAGAACACCAG gctCCTCCACTCGTTCCACAGTGAAGCGAACAGCTCAGCTGGACAAAGTGCTCTCAGATATGAAGCGTCACCAAAAGCTTGAGGAGCAGATCCTCAGGACGGGTCGCGACCTTTTTAAAAGCGAAAAGTCCAAACAGGAGCGCTCGTCTCCCAGCAGTCAGCGGGACAGAGACaaggagagagagcgagacagcgATCCCAGCACCATCTTCAGCCCCCGACAAAGGAGATACTGA
- the tlcd3bb gene encoding ceramide synthase, producing MLSILAAGSVFFPGLFLLSKQCLKRLPCLRWSEGDAVLVSARLVSSVQAVMASSAGYIISTSCDDIIKDQHWLTTSYILFAVPYFVYDIYAMFLCYWHKFQVKGHEVDNGPKPKSVALSSYLRREFLMVLHHVVMVIVCFPVSVFWRQGKGDYFQGVMFLAELSTPSVCLGKILIQYKQQHTLLHKVNGALMLVTFFTCRVLLFPYLYYVYGRYASIPLYQVPFAVPWQCNLGAALLMAPQLYWFSLICRGALRLFTGGSSRSQNPKSSSKHLPVGHASSSHPVNGYSGRVATLDPSPTKIH from the exons ATGTTATCCATCTTGGCTGCAGGCTCTGTGTTTTTTCCAGGGCTTTTTCTCTTGTCCAAGCAGTGTTTGAAACGGCTGCCCTGCTTGAGATGGAGCGAGGGGGATGCCGTCTTGGTGTCTGCCAG GTTGGTGTCTTCCGTTCAAGCTGTCATGGCCTCCTCCGCTGGTTATATCATCTCAACTTCCTGTGATGACATCATCAAGGATCA gcaCTGGCTGACCACTTCATACATCCTGTTTGCCGTGCCCTACTTCGTTTACGATATATACGCCATGTTCCTGTGCTACTGGCACAAGTTCCAGGTCAAAGGTCATGAGGTGGATAACGGGCCCAAACCCAAGTCTGTGGCTCTGAGTAGCTACCTCCGCAGAGAGTTCCTTATGGTCTTGCATCATGTCGTCATGGTCATCGTGTGCTTCCCCGTCTCAGTG TTCTGGAGGCAGGGGAAGGGTGATTACTTCCAGGGCGTCATGTTCTTAGCTGAGCTCAGCACTCCCTCTGTCTGCCTAGGCAAAATCCTTATTCAG tACAAGCAGCAGCACACGCTACTTCACAAAGTGAATGGGGCTCTCATGCTGGTCACTTTCTTCACCTGTCGAGTTCTTCTCTTCCCTTACCTCTACTATGTTTACGGCAG GTACGCATCAATTCCTCTTTACCAAGTCCCTTTTGCTGTGCCGTGGCAGTGTAACTTAGGTGCTGCTCTGCTCATGGCACCGCAGCTTTACTGGTTCTCCCTTATCTGTCGTGGAGCTCTGCGCTTATTTACTGGCGGCTCTTCACGTTCCCAAAACCCCAAATCTTCATCTAAACACCTCCCGGTTGGACACGCATCTTCTTCTCACCCAGTCAATGGCTACAGCGGTCGGGTGGCCACTCTAGATCCGTCCCCCACCAAGATCCACTAA